TTATATATATTAATTAAAAGGAGACTAACTAATGAAAATAACGTTAAATCGCGCAGCATTTTTAAATGAATTAACTACAGTTCAACGTGCTATTTCCGGTAAAACAACTATTCCTATATTGACAGGGGTAAAATTAAGTATCACAGATGTTGGCTTAACTCTTACAGGTAGTAACGCTGATATTTCTATTGAAACTTTTTTAAGTGTTGATAATGATAAAGCCAGTATGCTAATTGAATCCACTGGATCAATAGTTATTCAAGCACGTTTCTTTAATGAAATTATAAAAAAATTGCCTGAACAAACATTAACTTTAGAGTTAATTGAGAATAATCAAGTTATTATTACATCAGGAAAAGCTTTATTTAATGTTAATGGATTAAATGCTGATAGTTATCCTCAGTTACCAATTATTGAGGATCAAACCAACTTCAAATTACCTGCAAGGGTATTAAATAAATTAATCAGTGAAACTGTTTTTGCTGTATCATCACAAGAAAGTAGACCAATACTTACAGGGGTACATATGACTCTAAATGATAATAATTTATTAGCAGTTGCAACAGATAGTCATCGTTTAAGTCAACGTAAAATGGAACTAGACAATGTCAATCAAACTTTTGATGTCGTGATACCTGGAAAAAGCTTACAAGAATTATCACGTTCATTTAAAGATGAAGAAGAGCAAGTTGATATTTCTATTATGGAAAATCAAATTTTATTTAGAACAGAAACAATGAATTTTTACTCTAGGTTATTAGAAGGAAATTATCCTGATACTAATCGTTTAATCCCGACGAATTTTAATACTGAAATTAGTTTTAATGTCTCTAGTTTATTATCAGCGATTGATCGAGCGTCATTACTATCTCATGAGGGCCGTAATAATATTGTCAAGTTAGCAATTGATGCTGAACAAGTGATTATTTATGGAAATTCACCTGAAATTGGTAATGTAGAGGAAAAATTAACTTATATCGAAGTTACAGGTGATCCTATAACAATCTCTTTTAATCCTGACTATATGAAAGCATCATTAAAATCGTTTGGAGATATCGATGTGACAATTCGTTTTATTTCACCGATTCGTCCATTCACACTCCAACCTAAAGATGGTGATATTGAATTTATTCAACTAATAACACCAGTTAGAACCAATTAGGAGGTTTTTAGCACTCATTAAAAAGGTGAGTGCTTTTTTATTTTGTATTCATTATGGTGTGTCATTCCTGAAAAAAATTAGATAATGTAGTTTAATTAAGCTATTACTATACAACGGGGAGGAAAATAGCGTGACAATTTATGGTTACGAAGCGACGTTAGATAATGGAGAGTCTTACTTTTTGGAAAAATATAAAGGGAAAGTAATGATTATTGTCAATACTGCAACTAAATGCGGACTAGCACCACAATTTAAGGAATTGGAGACTATTTATCAAACCTATAAGGATAAAGGGTTAGTAATATTAGGATTTCCATCTAATCAGTTTCATCAGGAAGTAAAAACAAGTGAAGAAGCTAGCCAAGCATGTCGAATGACTTATGGAGTGACATTTCCTATGCATCAATTATCTAAGGTGAATGGTAAAGCTGCTAATCCTATTTTTAGCTATTTGATGAACGAAGCACCTGGAGTACTAGGTGACAAAATTAAATGGAATTTCACTAAATTCTTAATTAATCAAAAAGGGGAAGTCGTTAAACGATTTTCACCAACAGACAAACCTGAAAAAATGGTACCAGATATTGAAAAACTATTAAATTAATCATGAAAACAAAGGAAGGGTTGAGAAAAAATCAATCATTCCTTTTTAATTATTTACAAAAAAATTTAAATTATCTCTTATTTTACGTTCTAAGAGGTTTAGTATAAAAAATGAAAAAAGTATCGATTCATTATAATATTGCGTAAAAAACGATTTTAGCAAAGAAAATTTGTTTTTAAGACTTAAAAAGGGTATAATAATAGCAATGGTAAATTGAAACAGAGAAGGTGAAAATTTGTGAAAAAAACATTTATATTAAAAACAGAATATATGACTCTTGGTCAATTTTTAAAAGAAGTTGATGTTATTTCTAGCGGTGGAATGGCCAAATGGTATTTACAGGAACATGCTGTATTTGTTAATGGAGAACCTGAAAATCGTCGCGGTAGAAAATTATATAAAGACATG
This genomic stretch from Vagococcus sp. CY52-2 harbors:
- the yaaA gene encoding S4 domain-containing protein YaaA translates to MKKTFILKTEYMTLGQFLKEVDVISSGGMAKWYLQEHAVFVNGEPENRRGRKLYKDMMIEIPELGTFFMETNASDAK
- the dnaN gene encoding DNA polymerase III subunit beta — protein: MKITLNRAAFLNELTTVQRAISGKTTIPILTGVKLSITDVGLTLTGSNADISIETFLSVDNDKASMLIESTGSIVIQARFFNEIIKKLPEQTLTLELIENNQVIITSGKALFNVNGLNADSYPQLPIIEDQTNFKLPARVLNKLISETVFAVSSQESRPILTGVHMTLNDNNLLAVATDSHRLSQRKMELDNVNQTFDVVIPGKSLQELSRSFKDEEEQVDISIMENQILFRTETMNFYSRLLEGNYPDTNRLIPTNFNTEISFNVSSLLSAIDRASLLSHEGRNNIVKLAIDAEQVIIYGNSPEIGNVEEKLTYIEVTGDPITISFNPDYMKASLKSFGDIDVTIRFISPIRPFTLQPKDGDIEFIQLITPVRTN
- a CDS encoding glutathione peroxidase encodes the protein MTIYGYEATLDNGESYFLEKYKGKVMIIVNTATKCGLAPQFKELETIYQTYKDKGLVILGFPSNQFHQEVKTSEEASQACRMTYGVTFPMHQLSKVNGKAANPIFSYLMNEAPGVLGDKIKWNFTKFLINQKGEVVKRFSPTDKPEKMVPDIEKLLN